One Vitis vinifera cultivar Pinot Noir 40024 chromosome 8, ASM3070453v1 genomic window carries:
- the LOC100244314 gene encoding uncharacterized protein LOC100244314 yields the protein MRGGMGTEKWFSSLWRTSRQKVAEPDKRIIAILAFEVASLMSKVVNLWNGLSDRELDRLKEEILNSLGIRKLLSDDDSYLMGLALAEIIENLEIVMRSTARLGKRCTNPRFQHFECYFDDSIQDDVAWCGWEYKWKKMDRKVKKMERFVAVTSQLYQEVEVLAELEQALRRMQGNMDLDRVKLLEFQQKVMLQRHEVRNLCEMSPWSRSYDYTVRLLVRSVFTILERIKYIFGTDQMAKEEGSDVCDPKNTDLLTRSHSISALMQSSIHPSENNSSRFYSGPLGRSASRSWLASDKEQADHYQSLAHLGKHSHLKTKKLTSVGPFRGCMNGGNDSPILQSCSTLSNGSLKSNGICSKNIDVVTGSNTESLFHSKRSHTKVPIFNSKSRLSNAPASTLGDAGLALHYANVIISIEKLASSPHLIDLDTRDDLYDSLPTTVRASLRTKLKLYAKNLASTVYDAALASDWSLALARILEWLAPLAHNMIRWHSERSFEKQHMVCKTNVLLVQTLYFANQTKTEASITELLVGLNYMWRFGRELSERASLESVGSKAHADYLLPRV from the coding sequence ATGAGGGGCGGCATGGGCACTGAGAAGTGGTTCAGTAGTTTGTGGAGGACTTCACGTCAAAAAGTGGCTGAACCCGACAAGAGAATCATAGCAATTTTggcatttgaagttgcaagtTTGATGTCTAAGGTGGTTAATTTGTGGAATGGTTTGAGTGATAGAGAACTTGATAGGTTGAAAGAAGAAATTTTGAACTCACTTGGGATCAGAAAGCTTCTATCTGACGATGATAGTTATCTTATGGGTCTTGCACTTGCTGAAATAATTGAGAATTTGGAGATTGTGATGAGGTCCACAGCTAGGCTTGGGAAGAGGTGCACGAACCCAAGGTTTCAACATTTTGAATGTTATTTTGATGACTCAATTCAGGATGATGTTGCATGGTGTGGGTGGGAGTATAAATGGAAGAAGATGGACAGGAAAGTAAAGAAAATGGAGAGATTTGTTGCGGTTACCTCACAACTGTATCAAGAGGTGGAAGTGTTGGCAGAGCTTGAACAGGCATTGAGGAGAATGCAGGGAAATATGGATTTGGATCGGGTGAAATTGCTGGAGTTTCAGCAGAAGGTTATGTTGCAGCGTCATGAAGTGAGAAATCTATGTGAGATGTCTCCGTGGAGTAGATCGTATGATTACACCGTCCGACTTCTGGTAAGATCAGTTTTTACCATCCTTGAGAGGATCAAATATATCTTTGGGACTGACCAAATGGCAAAGGAGGAGGGAAGCGATGTCTGTGATCCCAAAAATACTGATTTGCTTACTCGCAGTCATTCAATTTCAGCTCTAATGCAATCTTCAATTCATCCATCTGAGAACAACTCATCAAGGTTTTATTCAGGACCTCTTGGCAGGTCAGCTTCCAGGTCATGGCTAGCGTCTGACAAGGAACAGGCAGATCATTATCAGTCACTTGCTCATTTGGGAAAGCACTCacatttgaaaaccaaaaaattgacTTCTGTTGGACCTTTCAGAGGATGCATGAATGGTGGAAATGATTCTCCTATCCTACAGAGCTGTTCGACGCTAAGCAATGGCTCTCTGAAGTCGAATGGTATTTGTTCAAAAAATATTGATGTAGTGACAGGTTCCAACACAGAGTCTCTTTTTCACAGCAAGAGAAGTCATACTAAGGTACcaattttcaattccaagtcTAGGTTGTCAAATGCACCTGCATCTACTCTTGGAGATGCTGGTTTGGCTCTCCACTATGCAAATGTTATTATATCAATTGAGAAGCTAGCTTCATCTCCTCACTTGATTGACCTTGATACAAGAGATGACCTCTATGATTCATTACCGACAACTGTGAGAGCCTCTCTAAGGACAAAGCTAAAGTTATATGCCAAAAATTTGGCTTCAACTGTTTATGATGCTGCTCTTGCATCAGATTGGAGTCTGGCATTGGCAAGGATATTAGAATGGCTAGCTCCACTTGCTCATAACATGATAAGGTGGCACTCTGAGCGGAGCTTTGAGAAGCAGCATATGGTTTGCAAGACCAATGTGCTTCTGGTGCAGACCCTCTATTTTGCAAATCAAACAAAGACAGAAGCTTCTATTACGGAACTTCTTGTTGGTCTGAACTATATGTGGAGGTTTGGAAGAGAACTTAGTGAAAGAGCCTCACTGGAGTCCGTTGGCAGCAAAGCTCATGCTGATTATTTGCTCCCAAGGGTTTAA
- the LOC100249522 gene encoding iridoid oxidase produces the protein MSSLLWWSAFFSAALLVLLRRIKPRKGSTKLRPPGPQGWPILGNIFDLGTMPHQTLYRLRSQYGPVLWLQLGAINTVVIQSAKVAAELFKNHDLPFSDRKVPCALTALNYNQGSMAMSNYGTYWRTLRKVCSSELLVIKRINEMAPLRHKCVDRMIQWIEDDATMARVQGGSGEVEVSHLVFCVAFNLIANLMLSRDFFDMKPKEGNEFYDAMNKIMELAGKPNTADFFPFLKWLDPQGIKRNMVRELGRAMDIIAGFVKERVEERQTGIEKEKRDFLDVLLEYRRDGKEGSEKLSERNMNIIILEMFFGGTETTSSTIEWAMTELLRKPKSMRKVKEELDRVVGPDRKVEESDIDELLYLQAVVKETLRLHPALPLLIPRNALQDTNFMGYFIPQNTQVFVNAWSIGRDPEAWHKPLSFKPRRFLGSDIDYKGQNFELIPFGSGRRMCIGMPFAHKVVPFVLASLLHCFDWELGSNLTPETIDMNERVGLTLRKLVPLKAIPRKRIVRDR, from the exons ATGAGTTCGCTTCTTTGGTGGAGTGCTTTCTTCTCTGCGGCGTTACTAGTCCTGCTGAGACGGATAAAGCCCAGAAAAGGTTCAACCAAATTGCGACCTCCAGGGCCCCAAGGGTGGCCAATCCTTGGCAACATATTTGATCTGGGAACCATGCCTCACCAGACCCTGTACAGGCTTCGATCTCAGTATGGGCCCGTTCTCTGGTTACAGCTTGGGGCCATAAACACCGTGGTGATACAATCAGCCAAGGTGGCAGCTGAACTCTTCAAGAATCATGACCTTCCTTTCTCCGACCGCAAGGTCCCATGTGCATTAACTGCTTTGAACTACAATCAAGGATCAATGGCTATGAGCAACTACGGCACCTACTGGAGAACTCTCCGGAAGGTGTGCTCCAGTGAACTCCTAGTCATCAAGCGGATCAATGAAATGGCTCCCCTCCGACACAAGTGTGTTGACAGGATGATCCAGTGGATTGAGGATGATGCTACAATGGCGCGTGTACAGGGAGGATCAGGTGAGGTGGAAGTTTCCCACCTTGTATTTTGTGTGGCATTCAACCTCATCGCCAACCTCATGCTGTCCCGTGATTTCTTCGACATGAAGCCCAAGGAAGGGAACGAGTTCTATGATGCCATGAACAAAATCATGGAGTTGGCCGGGAAGCCTAACACGGCGGACTTCTTCCCATTTTTGAAATGGCTGGACCCACAGGGGATCAAGAGGAACATGGTGAGAGAATTGGGACGAGCCATGGATATCATTGCGGGATTTGTGAAGGAGAGGGTTGAGGAGCGACAGACAGGTATAGAGAAGGAGAAGAGGGATTTCCTGGATGTGTTGTTGGAGTACAGACGTGATGGGAAAGAAGGATCTGAGAAATTATCAGAGAGGAATATGAATATAATCATACTG GAAATGTTCTTCGGAGGGACAGAAACTACAAGCAGTACAATCGAATGGGCAATGACAGAGCTACTCCGCAAACCCAAGTCAATGAGAAAGGTTAAAGAGGAGCTTGATCGAGTTGTTGGACCAGATAGGAAGGTTGAAGAGAGCGACATCGATGAACTGCTATATTTGCAAGCTGTGGTGAAGGAAACTCTACGCTTGCATCCCGCGCTTCCTTTACTGATTCCACGAAATGCATTGCAAGACACTAACTTCATGGGCTATTTCATACCCCAAAATACCCAAGTTTTTGTAAATGCCTGGTCGATTGGAAGGGACCCGGAAGCCTGGCACAAGCCCCTCTCTTTCAAGCCGCGGAGGTTTTTAGGCTCTGATATAGACTACAAGGGGCAGAATTTTGAGTTGATTCCATTTGGATCAGGGAGACGGATGTGCATAGGTATGCCATTCGCTCACAAAGTAGTGCCCTTTGTTCTGGCCTCACTGCTTCACTGTTTTGATTGGGAGCTTGGCAGTAATTTAACACCAGAAACAATTGACATGAATGAGAGGGTGGGCCTAACACTGAGAAAGCTAGTACCTCTGAAAGCAATACCCAGAAAGCGTATTGTTAGGGATCGATGA